The Cyprinus carpio isolate SPL01 chromosome A9, ASM1834038v1, whole genome shotgun sequence genome window below encodes:
- the LOC122146181 gene encoding E3 ubiquitin-protein ligase TRIM39-like produces the protein MQDIVQNTPVILDPNTADPRLVLSDDLTSVRYSENKQPLPDNPERFSCYPCVLGSEGFNSGTHCWDVEVKESSVWILGVTTASNQRKGWDFFNTDVWSVQHRYSDQFGFRVKQDLERVRVYLDYDRGTVSFSDPVTNTHLHTFTTTFTHTLFPFFWCVDSLRILSFNSQ, from the coding sequence CTCCTGTGATTCTGGATCCAAACACTGCAGATCCACGTCTCGTCCTGTCTGATGATCTGACCAGTGTGAGATACAGCGAGAACAAACAACCTCTTCCTGATAATCCAGAGAGATTTAGCTGTTATCCTtgtgttctgggttcagagggTTTTAACTCAGGAACACACTGCTGGGATGTGGAGGTTAAAGAGAGTTCAGTCTGGATTCTTGGAGTAACTACAGCATCAAACCAGAGGAAGGGATGGGATTTCTTTAACACTGATGTCTGGAGTGTGCAGCACAGATATTCTGATCAGTTTGGTTTTCGTGTTAAACAGGATCTTGAGCGTGTGAGAGTGTATCTGGACTATGACAGAGGAACAGTGTCATTCTCTGATCCTGTAactaacacacatctacacacattcacaaccaccttcactcacacactctttccTTTCTTCTGGTGTGTTGACTCTCTGAGGATCTTATCGTTCAATAGTCAGTAA